Sequence from the Clostridium saccharobutylicum DSM 13864 genome:
TCCATCCTTATCGTAGTAATACCAATATCCATCTTTTTTAGCCCAGCCTGGATCATTATCAAACCTATCAAATACTTTATCCCATGCTTTATTCACATCATTATTTTTATCATTAAGAGAATCATTTAAATCTTCCATTGCATCACTTAAATCTTTCATAGCATCTGTGATATCTTCAACTGTATTATTTATTTTATCAATAGCATTATTCACCTTATTAGTTATATCAGTCTTTACATCTGGAATCATAACAAATGTAGATCCTTTCATCTGATTTTCAACTAATTGTTTTGCTAAATCATTTAGCCCTAATTTACTTACAACAACATTAAGCATTTCCGCTTCAGGACTATCTACAGGTGCTACATATTTGTATGTTTTTTTATCTGTTGTTGATGAATTTTTTAAATTTAGCAATAAACCTAAAATTGTTGTTTGTATACTTTGAGTTCCAGTATTAAAACTTATGTCTGTAGCATATCCTTTTAAATTATTAACTTCTGATGGAAAGTTTAGAATATTTAACCTTTTATCTTCGTCAGTATATAATGATTTAGATTGTTTAAACATGTTATATGCAGGATTATTGATTACATATAAAGCATTATTCTGAGAATCAATTACATTTATATGCAAACCATCACAAACAACCTTATTTGTTGAAGAATTTAAATCAATTGATTTACCATAAGTCCCATTATTATTAAGAGTTAAATTCTCTATTAAAGTTGAACTATTATAAGTTGCAATCCTTGTTTCTGCATTATAAGTATCCTGTGGATCTAATGCTATTCCAAGTATTCCACCAACCACAAACCCTTCTGCTTGAATAGTAGTTGGAGACGATGCTGTTAATCCATCATCACTTTTTAATTCTCTATATTGATATACAGTTACATTTTTAGCTTGTGACTCAATCATTTGCACTAATTGTGAATCCGACATTGAGTTTGCTTGATTTAACTCTTCTAACACAGTTGTTGCTGACGATTCCAAATCAGTTCCTGATTGTATCATATCATTGTTAGAAGTAGCTTGTCCCTTAACTTTCATTTCAGTTCCCTTGTTTTTAACTTTATTAACACCTGCTATCATTTGAGAAATATTACTTTTTAATGTATTACCAATACTTAAAGCTGTTGCATCATCTAATGTATATGCTACACTTCCACACTCCTTAAATTCACTTATTACCGATGTGGAATATCCTGTTTTACTAGGTATCATTGCTTTAACAACAGTTTTCAATGCTTGATCTTGACTTTCCATCGCTACTGTATTTTTTTGTGTATCTATATTTATTACTGATTGATTGCTCTCTGCTGCATTTGCAGTTTGGCTAAAAATATTATTAGGAATAGCACTACTAATCCCTGTGGAAACCAGTACTAATGCCACTATTTTATTAATTCTTCTTATCATATATACCCGCCTTCCAATTTAGGCACATCCCCCAAAAATAATAAGTCCATTTGCTAGCCTATTTTCCATGACAATTTACCTCCTTGCCTGATGAAAATATCCACATCAAATTGGACCTGTTATTTATTTTCATATGCCTTATTTTCATGTATCTTATTCTAATATTATATCACCTATATTAATCAGTTCAAATGTTCTTATACTCTCAAGTCTAATTTTTAGTTTTCTATAACAATTTATTTATTTGATAAATATATTCTTCAAAGTCCTTTAAATGACTTTCTATAATAATCTGTACAACTTTTAAATTTATTGCTCTATAATCATGAACTGCTATGTTTCTAAATCCAACCATAGATTTCATTTTTTTATTTAACTCATTATCTATTATATTATTATGATTAAGTGCCTCAAAAGAATCCCTGCTATTCTGTGGAACACCTAATTTCTTTTCCGATACTATATGCATCGCTAAGTCTATTGATGCTTCACATGCTCTTTGTATATTTAAAATTATTGAATCCTGCTTTGTATAATCATTTAGATTTTCAGGGTTATTATCATACACTTCATTAATTCTATTCACACATCTTTCAATAGTCTCAATTTTATTTAAAATGACGTCCTTTCCCATATACAGATCCCCTTTCTTTAATTTTATTTAAAATAACTTCTCTTTCCTCGTTCAATAGAGCATACTCTTTTAGTGCCCTCATTTCAAAATACATACGTTTAGTATCATCGCAGCAGTATATATTCTTTCCAGTACCAACTACCTGTGCTCTAAAAACTGTAGATGATGTATTTAAATTTATAAGATCTACTTCCCTTTTAAAAATATCAGCCAATTCCTGTGCCTTCATAAAACATACATATGGATCTACATCATTAATTGTTAAAAATGCAATATCAATATCGCTATCTTTCCTAAGTTCATTTCTAGATGCAGAGCCAAATAAGTATATAACTATAGGATGAAATTCTTCATTTAAAATTTCAATAACTCTATTTAGTTGTGCTTCATCTAATTTTTCATATATAATTTCTGACATATCCCCCACTCCACTCCTTAATGTCCTTTCTACTTATTATATATTATAGCCAATTCAATTAAAACTAAATCTAAGGTAAAATGTAATTAAATAGGATTATGTGGTAACTTACCGAAAACATATACATATTTGTTCCATCGAGCTTATGAAATTTTCGCTGGAAGATTCTAAACGGGAGATTGTGCCCATTTCTGCATGCTCCAAATATTCATTTTGACAAGCAGTAAACGGAACAACCTCCCATTTAAAATGTGTTTTAAAATACTTTAAAAAAATCTGTTTTTTCTTAGTAAAATTAAATATATATATTATGAAATAACTTTAAGCTTTGTAATTATATCAAAACTAGAAAGAAATGGTGCTCTTTTGTTGAGTGTTACATTGAGAAAAGGACTGTAGGATTTCTTCAGTAGAAGTTGTTCAATTTTAGCATGTCCTTAACTTGCTTAAGGAACATGCTGAAATTGGTACAACTTCTACTGGTAGAAATCCTCAGTCCTTTTCTCTAGTAACCGAAACAACAGAGCACCATTTCTTTCGTTGAATTACACCATAACTCTAAATTCTAAGTTATTTATCTATATTTAAATATTATTTAAGTTGATCCATTTACCATCAAGGAACATCATTCCTGTTTTCATCGCTCCATTATTATCAAAATAATAATTTTTGCCTTGTATTGTTTCCCATCCTGTTTTCATTTTTCCTGCATCATCAAAATAGTACCATACTCTTCCGTTGTATAACCATCCATTTTTCATAGTACCATCATCATTTAAATAATACTTATTCTTATCGTAAGTTATCCAACCTTTTTGCATAATGCCATGGTCATCCATGTAGTACCATCTTCCTCCATATAATGTCCAACCTGTTTGCATTTCTCCAAGATCATTGAAGAAATACCAGTTTCCATCATACATAGCCCAACAGTTTGATCTCATCGAACCATCACCTTGAAGATAATACCAATATCCTTTTTCATAAAACCATCCAGTAATCATTATTCCATTTGGATTTAAGTAATAATAATTTCCATCAAGATTTATCCAGCCATTCTTGTCCAAGTAGCCATTAATGTCTAAGTGATACCATTGGTTATCATATTTAACCCATGTATTTTTTTGTTGTACTCCAGCACCATTATAAAATGTCCAGTTATCGCCAACAAGTACCCATTGGTTTGTTCCTTCGATATCTCCTCTTATTATACTTAATTTATAAGTAGTAGTTTTAGAAGTATCTTCACCTGTAACTTCTACTGTAATAAGATTAGCTCCTATGTTAAGTTTAACATAATCTGATGATTGTCCACTTGTATACTCTTTATTTTTACTATTTTCATCATTTGGATCAATTACTTTCATTGTCGCCTTATCATTTTGTGCTGTAAATGTAACTTTAACTTTTTCTACACTCCTAGCTACTTTTACACTATAAAGATAAGTTTCTGGATCAAATGTTGGAGACATTGTTCCATCAGTTACTGAAAGACCGCTTAAATTAACATTATCCTTAGAATATCTTCTTGTAACATTTAACACATATGTATTACTATTATTCTTTGAATCTGTTACTTTTACATTTATAACATTGCTTCCTTCGTCTAAGCTTACATAATTTGAAGTAGCTCCACTTGGCACAGTCTTACCATTAACTGTAATAGTAGCATTAATATCTTCTGCTGTAGGAGTTACTCCTATTGACGTAACATCATTCTCAACAATTACATTATATTCATAAATGCCTTTATTAAACGTTGGTGTAAGAGTTCCAGATGTTAAATTTAGAGAAGTAAGAGCTGCACTTCTAAACATCTCTGTTCTTGTTACCACAATTGTATAGACATTAGTATCTCCATTTGCAGTTGTTAACTCAACAGTAACAGTATTTTCCCCTTCTTTTAATTTAATATTTTTACTCTTCTTACCACTTGTAACAACACTATTATTTACTTTTATTGTAGTTGAATTATCAACTGATGTTGGTGTAAAAGATATTGTTGTCTGATCTGTTGGAACTGTTAATTGATAATCAAATATATCTGAATTAAATGCTGGGTCCAATGTTCCTATTGATGGAACTAAAGATTGTAATTTTGCTTCACCTTTCTTAGAAATTACTAAAGTATATACCTTAGAAACACCAAGTTTAGTTACCTTTATACTTATTACATTATCTCCACCAACTAAATCAACAGTATTGCTGCTTGAACCATTTATTGTGCAAGTCATTGGAGTTCCATCACTCTCAACCAATTCTATTTTAGCACTTTTTACAGACGCCGCCACATTAGGTAAAATATACTTTCCTCCTATATCGGTTCCATAATTTAATGGATGAGGATCTATCTCTCCATCCAAAGTAACATTCATTTTTCCAAATTGTAATGTTGAATCTACCTCAAATTGCATAGTTAATGTGCTAGATTGTATATTTCCATTTGAATCCTGAACAGTAATTGTAAGATCAAAATCACTAGCATCAGTTATTGAAGAAATATTCCAATTATAATTAGTGCCATTTGACTGCTTTTGCACTGACATACTATTAGGATTGCTACTTGCAACATCAGTAATAGTATAACCTGAACTTGGTACCAAATTAAATGTTTGTCCTACTGGAAGTAATCTAGCAATATATTTACCCGAACTAGTTTTATCTATAGTTATCTTATTAGAATCTTCTATAGAATTACTTTTGTATAATGTTACTCCTTGTATTTGACTGACTCCAGAGCTGATAATTATGTCAGCACTAGCAGGTTTTATATTTCCTATTTGCACTGTTGCAACTAGCACAGTAAAAACTAACAAATAAGAAATAATCTTTTTAAAACTAATTTTACCTTTCATTATTAATACGTCCTCCCTATCTAAGGCACATTCAAAAAAATAACGAGTCCATCTGCCAAGCCAATTTTTCATCATGCTGCGTCAACAAATTCCTCTAATAGCCCGCTATGAGACAAATCCGCTTCCTTGCCTGATAAAAAATAATCATGACATTTTGGACTTGTTATTTTCTTTCATGTGCCTAATTTATCAACATAATGAATACTATATTCTACAAAACCTAATATTATATACCATGAAAGTTAAGATTTATATGTTCATGATATCATTATTTTCGACTATTTTAAAGATTTCTTTACATACATGAAATAAAATATAAATAAACAAATCAAGTCTTAGATTTAGACACGTAAAAATAAAATATATGTATTCTAATTTATAAGTTCAGTTCTTAATTCCTATGTCTATTTGATTTTTTTGCTTTCATTACAATATACAATTTTTTTTTACAATATTGGACCTTTTTTAACTTTAATTAAAAAACATACTAAATTATAAACAAACAAATTGTAATTAATTAATTTTTAATTATTTTTCAAAAAAATAAAGACTATCTCAAAATACAAAATTAGCACAATATATTAATCGTTTTATACTAAAAATCATCAATAATATTGTACTAAACTCTATTTTGAGACAATCCTTTTTTATTACTACACCATGAATATTCAATTTCAAACTACTGAAATATTAATGGTGTAGAAAAACAAAATATAAACTAAATTTAAACTTTAAAATATATTCCATACTAGAAAGTAAGTTACAAGTTGTTTATCTATAATTAAAATTTACAGATCCATCTTCGTTAAAATTATATTCATATCCATCTATAACTTTAGTACTTGTTTGCATAGTTCCATCTTCATTTAGATAATAATATTTATCATCTTTATAAAGCCAACCAGATCTCATAGTTCCTGCGTAATTTATATAGTACCAATTACCATTATTAAATACCCATTCTCCAGATTTCATGCTTCCATCATTATTCATAAAGTACCAATCGTTATTAAAATCTAACCATCCGGTTTGCATTACACCATGTTCATCTAAGTAATACCACTTTTTATTATCTAAAATCCAATCAGTCTTCATTTCACCTTTATAATTTAGAAAGTACCATTTGTTATCATCTACTATCCAGCCAGTTTTCATTTCTCCAGAGTTATCAAAGAAATACCACTTATCATCATATTTTAACCAACCAGTTTCCATTGCTCCATTGTTATTCAAGTAATACCAATTATTATTATATTTCAACCAACCTCTCTGCATAGCTCCGTAATTATCTAAATAATAATAGTTTCCCTCATACAATAGCCATCCAGTATGCATGTATCCTCTTTCATTGAAATAAAAATAATTTTGATATTTGCTATCAAAAAGCCACGTACTTTTTAAAGGTTCTCCCATTGAATCATTATATGTCCATCTACCATTTACTAAAACCCATTGATTAGGTTTTAGCTTATCCTTGACAGATGAAGTAACGTCTGGTGATACAGGAATACCTAAATATATATTTAAATTATAAACTCTTTCCCTTTGAGTCTCCTCATCTTTAACAGTTGCATTAATTACATATTTTCCTATACCTTTAAACTTTATTTTAATGTTATCATTAGAACTTAATTGCTTATCATTAACCTTTATTGTATAATTAGGATCTTCTCTTATAGTAGTTAATTTCATATATTCTGTATCTTCATCAAGCTCTATATTATAAAAACGTTTATTTTTATCAAACCCAATACTCTTATCATCTATATTTATATCTTTCAAATAAACAGCATCTGATATACCTCTATATATATATATTGCGTATGTTTTTTCATAGCTATCATCAAATGCATCTTTAATCTTTACCTCAATTTTGTTTTTTCCTTTTTGCAACTTAACAACTTGTCTATATTTATCTTCTTCTGTTACTTGAGTGCCATTAATTAGAACTTTATCATTGTTATAAAATGGTTTAGCCCTAACTACTATTGCATCTGTATCTTCATTAACATCTAAAACATAAGAATATTTATCCTTTGAAAAATCAATACTATATCCACCACTTAATGTAATACTCTTTATTTCTGCATCACTTTCGGCATAAGCAGCTATAGGTCTTAAACATCCATAGTTTGCAGCTTCAATTACACAAAATGTGCTTACAAAAAGAACTGCCCTTGCCATATATTTAAGGCTTTTTCTCACTTTCTCGCCCCCTTAAATCCCTTTGCTCTCCTATTAATCTTACCATTATCATTTTATAGTGTAAATGTATGTTAATAAACAAGTTCTTAATTTTACATTAACTTTTTGTTAATTTTATAGATAAACAAACTACTACTAACTAGATTTATACTTTGAAATATATTTTATACTAGAAAGAAGCTGTATTCTTTTTGGGAGTGTTGCCTTTGTAATTTGGTTGTAGGTATTTCTTCAGTAGAAGTTGTGCTATTTCGCTTGCCCTTAACTTGTTTGAGGCGCATGCAGGGATAGGACAACTTCTGTTGATAGAAATCCACAACCAAATTATATACCAACCAAGAAAAAGAATACAGCTTCTTTCGATTTGCCATCATATAAGTCTAAGTTAAAGGTTGTTTATTTGTATTTTAATTCTTATTGCCAGATTCCATTATCATTGAACAAATATCTTTGTCCATTTATAACTTTCGTTCCAGTGACCATAGCTCCATTAGAATCTAAATAGTACCAATTTCCTCCAAGGCATATCCATCCTGTTAACATAACTCCATCTGCTCCTAGGTAATACCAATTGCTTCCTACCAGCTTCCATTCTGTTGCCATATCACCACTGCTATTTAAGTAATACCACTTTCCTCCGTCATATAACCAATTAGTTTGCATTACACCATTTGCATTCATGTAATACCATTTTAAATTTATATATTTCCATCCTTTAACTAATGAACCATTCTCTATATACTGCCAAGTACCATCATTAAGCTGCTTCCATTGATTTTGAGATTGCGTTGTAACAGTTACATTATTTATGCTATCATTACCTTTTGCTCCTGAAATTAAAACTTTACTCAAAATATAATCTGAACAATGCTCTATTGTAAATTCTACATTTCCATCTTTAACTCTTACACCAGATTGCACCAGCTCTAATTGTTTAGTATCATCATTATAATAATACACATACATTAAATCTCCATTATAATCTGATCCAATATTATATTTTATTTCAGCTTTACCCGGAAGTTTTCCACTATGCTTGAAATATAAATTAACTACATCCACACCATTTGTTAATTTTTTTATATCTGATTCATTTGGAGACGTTGTATCAATTCTAGTATCTAAACTACCATCCAAAGCTGATGGATCTTTAATATCTTTTCCTTTAAATATCCATTCATAATCATTACCAACAAAATCCAAAGTTATATCACTATGATTTTGTAAAGTTTCAAAAACTTCTTGTTTTATTTTAGGTTCATCATAAATAGTCTCTGTTACAATTTCATTAGAATCTGCATTCCTAATATCAGATTCTATTTCTTTTGAATCAGCTGTTGAAGATTTACTACTACTACTACTTGAAGAAGATTTCTTACTAATACTACCAGTTCTACTACTTGTCATAGTATCACTATCATTAATTGTTGAAGTAACTCTTACCTTAATATAATCATCTTTATCATCACTATCAAGCTTATATTCACTATTAGTTGCACCCGATATCTCATGATACGTTCCATCTTTACTACTGCTCTTTAGCCATTGATATTTAACCGAAGGCTTTACCATCCCTGCATTATAATCCACATTAGCAGTCAATGTTTTACCAACTCGCTCTGTCCCAGATATA
This genomic interval carries:
- the hepT gene encoding type VII toxin-antitoxin system HepT family RNase toxin, which gives rise to MGKDVILNKIETIERCVNRINEVYDNNPENLNDYTKQDSIILNIQRACEASIDLAMHIVSEKKLGVPQNSRDSFEALNHNNIIDNELNKKMKSMVGFRNIAVHDYRAINLKVVQIIIESHLKDFEEYIYQINKLL
- the mntA gene encoding type VII toxin-antitoxin system MntA family adenylyltransferase antitoxin; the protein is MSEIIYEKLDEAQLNRVIEILNEEFHPIVIYLFGSASRNELRKDSDIDIAFLTINDVDPYVCFMKAQELADIFKREVDLINLNTSSTVFRAQVVGTGKNIYCCDDTKRMYFEMRALKEYALLNEEREVILNKIKERGSVYGKGRHFK
- a CDS encoding N-acetylmuramoyl-L-alanine amidase family protein codes for the protein MIRRINKIVALVLVSTGISSAIPNNIFSQTANAAESNQSVINIDTQKNTVAMESQDQALKTVVKAMIPSKTGYSTSVISEFKECGSVAYTLDDATALSIGNTLKSNISQMIAGVNKVKNKGTEMKVKGQATSNNDMIQSGTDLESSATTVLEELNQANSMSDSQLVQMIESQAKNVTVYQYRELKSDDGLTASSPTTIQAEGFVVGGILGIALDPQDTYNAETRIATYNSSTLIENLTLNNNGTYGKSIDLNSSTNKVVCDGLHINVIDSQNNALYVINNPAYNMFKQSKSLYTDEDKRLNILNFPSEVNNLKGYATDISFNTGTQSIQTTILGLLLNLKNSSTTDKKTYKYVAPVDSPEAEMLNVVVSKLGLNDLAKQLVENQMKGSTFVMIPDVKTDITNKVNNAIDKINNTVEDITDAMKDLSDAMEDLNDSLNDKNNDVNKAWDKVFDRFDNDPGWAKKDGYWYYYDKDGISSKGAQTIDGKTYYFNRIDGAMETGWQIVNNKKCYFDKDKGYELFTQWVQDGDDWYFVDSSGAVKKSDWITSGGNYYYVKADGKMTKDWLKVDDNWYFFNSDGSMASSTWKWSDNKWYYLKENGAAANDWLQIGDNWYCFKDSSGELQTGWFRNNGNWYCAGDNGVMKTGWAYSSDGWCYLDDSTGKMKKNEWANINGKWYYFNINGTMVTGSRYINGTKYTFNSDGTME
- a CDS encoding putative cell wall binding repeat protein; the encoded protein is MKKNMHIRTLAIVVATLTSAQISGVATSMTEKYNVAYAAENGEQANDLSLQLSNVVALSVDSTTGQAVTPQPDPSTTKAIKSVYISGTERVGKTLTANVDYNAGMVKPSVKYQWLKSSSKDGTYHEISGATNSEYKLDSDDKDDYIKVRVTSTINDSDTMTSSRTGSISKKSSSSSSSSKSSTADSKEIESDIRNADSNEIVTETIYDEPKIKQEVFETLQNHSDITLDFVGNDYEWIFKGKDIKDPSALDGSLDTRIDTTSPNESDIKKLTNGVDVVNLYFKHSGKLPGKAEIKYNIGSDYNGDLMYVYYYNDDTKQLELVQSGVRVKDGNVEFTIEHCSDYILSKVLISGAKGNDSINNVTVTTQSQNQWKQLNDGTWQYIENGSLVKGWKYINLKWYYMNANGVMQTNWLYDGGKWYYLNSSGDMATEWKLVGSNWYYLGADGVMLTGWICLGGNWYYLDSNGAMVTGTKVINGQRYLFNDNGIWQ
- a CDS encoding cadherin-like beta sandwich domain-containing protein, giving the protein MRKSLKYMARAVLFVSTFCVIEAANYGCLRPIAAYAESDAEIKSITLSGGYSIDFSKDKYSYVLDVNEDTDAIVVRAKPFYNNDKVLINGTQVTEEDKYRQVVKLQKGKNKIEVKIKDAFDDSYEKTYAIYIYRGISDAVYLKDINIDDKSIGFDKNKRFYNIELDEDTEYMKLTTIREDPNYTIKVNDKQLSSNDNIKIKFKGIGKYVINATVKDEETQRERVYNLNIYLGIPVSPDVTSSVKDKLKPNQWVLVNGRWTYNDSMGEPLKSTWLFDSKYQNYFYFNERGYMHTGWLLYEGNYYYLDNYGAMQRGWLKYNNNWYYLNNNGAMETGWLKYDDKWYFFDNSGEMKTGWIVDDNKWYFLNYKGEMKTDWILDNKKWYYLDEHGVMQTGWLDFNNDWYFMNNDGSMKSGEWVFNNGNWYYINYAGTMRSGWLYKDDKYYYLNEDGTMQTSTKVIDGYEYNFNEDGSVNFNYR
- a CDS encoding N-acetylmuramoyl-L-alanine amidase family protein is translated as MKGKISFKKIISYLLVFTVLVATVQIGNIKPASADIIISSGVSQIQGVTLYKSNSIEDSNKITIDKTSSGKYIARLLPVGQTFNLVPSSGYTITDVASSNPNSMSVQKQSNGTNYNWNISSITDASDFDLTITVQDSNGNIQSSTLTMQFEVDSTLQFGKMNVTLDGEIDPHPLNYGTDIGGKYILPNVAASVKSAKIELVESDGTPMTCTINGSSSNTVDLVGGDNVISIKVTKLGVSKVYTLVISKKGEAKLQSLVPSIGTLDPAFNSDIFDYQLTVPTDQTTISFTPTSVDNSTTIKVNNSVVTSGKKSKNIKLKEGENTVTVELTTANGDTNVYTIVVTRTEMFRSAALTSLNLTSGTLTPTFNKGIYEYNVIVENDVTSIGVTPTAEDINATITVNGKTVPSGATSNYVSLDEGSNVINVKVTDSKNNSNTYVLNVTRRYSKDNVNLSGLSVTDGTMSPTFDPETYLYSVKVARSVEKVKVTFTAQNDKATMKVIDPNDENSKNKEYTSGQSSDYVKLNIGANLITVEVTGEDTSKTTTYKLSIIRGDIEGTNQWVLVGDNWTFYNGAGVQQKNTWVKYDNQWYHLDINGYLDKNGWINLDGNYYYLNPNGIMITGWFYEKGYWYYLQGDGSMRSNCWAMYDGNWYFFNDLGEMQTGWTLYGGRWYYMDDHGIMQKGWITYDKNKYYLNDDGTMKNGWLYNGRVWYYFDDAGKMKTGWETIQGKNYYFDNNGAMKTGMMFLDGKWINLNNI